One region of Dioscorea cayenensis subsp. rotundata cultivar TDr96_F1 unplaced genomic scaffold, TDr96_F1_v2_PseudoChromosome.rev07_lg8_w22 25.fasta BLBR01000941.1, whole genome shotgun sequence genomic DNA includes:
- the LOC120255313 gene encoding uncharacterized protein LOC120255313, with translation MATDNPFVQPAIPKFDGHYDHWAMLMENFLRSKEYWNLVENGIPMVATGVVLTDTEKKHYEDQKLKDLKAKNYLFQALDRSILETILTKDTSKDIWDSMKQKYQGTTRVKRAHLQALRKELETLHMKTGETVNEYFARVLSIANKMKANGEDKGDVAVVEKILRSMTSKFDYIVCSIEESKDISTLTIDELQSSLLVHEQRMSSNDEEEHALKISYGGRRQGRGRGERDVIRAEEVSTKLWWSAIIVTSLDIFQWECSSKEKRG, from the coding sequence ATGGCGACAGATAACCCGTTCGTCCAGCCGGCAATTCCTAAATTTGATGGCCATTATGATCATTGGGCAATGCTTATGGAAAACTTCTTGCGGTCAAAGGAGTACTGGAACTTGGTAGAGAATGGCATACCTATGGTGGCAACAGGGGTGGTTCTCACAGATACAGAGAAGAAGCACTATGAAGATCAAAAGTTGAAAGACTTGAAAGCTAAGAACTATTTGTTTCAGGCATTAGATCGCTCAATTCTAGAGACAATCCTTACAAAAGATACATCAAAGGATATATGGGACTCTATGAAGCAAAAATATCAGGGAACCACTCGAGTTAAACGTGCTCATCTTCAAGCATTGCGAAAGGAGTTAGAAACATTGCACATGAAAACAGGTGAGACTGTGAATGAGTACTTTGCTCGGGTACTTTCCATAGCTAACAAGATGAAAGCTAATGGAGAAGATAAGGGAGATGTTGCTGTTGTTGAAAAGATTCTGAGATCAATGACTTCCAAGTTTGATTACATTGTCTGTTCTATCGAGGAGTCTAAAGATATAAGTACATTGACTATTGATGAATTGCAAAGTAGTTTGCTTGTGCATGAACAACGCATGAGCtccaatgatgaagaagagcatgCTTTGAAGATTTCTTATGGAGGAAGAAGACAAGGACGTGGTAGAGGCGAGAGGGACGTGATACGAGCAGAGGAGGTTTCAACAAAGCTATGGTGGAGTGCTATAATCGTCACAAGCTTGGACATTTTTCAATGGGAATGTTCAAGCAAGGAGAAAAGAGgctaa